A single window of Acetohalobium arabaticum DSM 5501 DNA harbors:
- a CDS encoding CBS domain-containing protein produces MQLKNIMTSDVSTIDTNSTVQDAAKIMNDLDVGIVPVCSGQKPVGVVTDRDIVLRNTAQGGDINTPIEQVMSDDPVYGTPDMSPQEAAQLMSEKQIRRLPIVENDNIVGIISLGDLSTESRTDMEAGKALSTISTPSRPEK; encoded by the coding sequence ATGCAGCTTAAAAATATAATGACTAGTGATGTATCAACTATTGATACCAATTCTACCGTTCAGGATGCAGCTAAAATCATGAATGATTTAGACGTTGGAATTGTACCTGTCTGCAGCGGCCAAAAACCTGTTGGAGTAGTTACTGACCGGGATATTGTACTTCGAAATACTGCCCAAGGCGGCGATATTAATACACCAATAGAGCAGGTTATGTCTGACGATCCAGTCTACGGAACCCCAGATATGTCCCCCCAGGAAGCTGCCCAGTTAATGTCTGAAAAACAGATTAGACGGCTGCCGATAGTAGAAAATGATAATATTGTCGGTATTATCTCCTTAGGAGACCTATCTACAGAATCTAGAACTGATATGGAAGCCGGTAAGGCCTTATCAACTATTTCAACTCCTAGCCGTCCCGAAAAATAA
- the pdxT gene encoding pyridoxal 5'-phosphate synthase glutaminase subunit PdxT has translation MVKVGVLALQGGVEEHLSLLESLPEVEASPVKKQSELTKLDGLIIPGGESTTIGRLIEIFGLKEKLIELGKAGLPIWGTCAGMILLAKEILGSGKNHLGLMNITVKRNGYGNQLASFRTEVEVPAVAEESLPLVFIRAPYVTEVGSEVKVLARIDENIVAVEEKNFLATSFHPELTTDSNFHQYFINKVNAR, from the coding sequence GTGGTTAAAGTAGGAGTCCTGGCACTACAGGGCGGAGTAGAGGAGCATTTATCATTGTTAGAATCTCTACCTGAGGTTGAAGCCTCTCCAGTCAAAAAACAGAGTGAATTAACAAAATTGGATGGATTGATTATTCCAGGCGGTGAGAGCACAACAATAGGTAGATTAATTGAGATTTTTGGATTGAAAGAGAAATTAATTGAATTAGGTAAAGCTGGTCTTCCTATCTGGGGTACCTGTGCAGGAATGATTCTGCTGGCTAAAGAGATTTTAGGCAGTGGTAAGAATCATCTAGGATTAATGAATATTACAGTTAAACGGAATGGCTATGGCAATCAGTTAGCCAGTTTTCGAACTGAAGTTGAAGTTCCAGCTGTGGCTGAAGAGAGTCTGCCATTGGTTTTTATCCGTGCTCCTTATGTGACGGAAGTAGGGTCTGAAGTAAAGGTCTTAGCAAGAATTGATGAGAATATTGTAGCCGTAGAAGAGAAGAACTTTTTAGCTACTTCCTTTCATCCTGAGTTAACTACTGATTCAAACTTTCACCAATATTTTATAAATAAGGTTAATGCTAGATAG
- the pdxS gene encoding pyridoxal 5'-phosphate synthase lyase subunit PdxS — protein sequence MEEERYELNKNLAQMLKGGVIMDVTNSKEAEIAEEAGAVAVMALERVPADIRQDGGVARASDPAMVKEIIEAVTIPVMAKARIGHFVEAQILEEIGVDYIDESEVLTPADEDNHIDKTKFDVPFVCGATDLGEALRRVGEGASMIRTKGEAGTGNVVEAVRHMRKIKAQIKELTTKDSEELMTAAKELKAPFELVKYVAENGKLPVINFAAGGVATPADAAMMMQLGCDGVFVGSGIFKSGDPSKRGRAIVEAVAHYDDPEVVAEVSENLGEAMVGINVDTLSDDEKLAQRGW from the coding sequence ATGGAAGAGGAAAGGTATGAATTGAATAAGAATTTAGCTCAGATGCTAAAAGGCGGCGTAATTATGGATGTTACTAATTCTAAGGAGGCAGAGATTGCTGAAGAAGCAGGAGCAGTAGCAGTCATGGCTTTAGAGAGAGTACCGGCTGATATTCGGCAGGACGGCGGTGTAGCTCGGGCTTCAGATCCGGCAATGGTTAAAGAGATCATTGAAGCAGTTACTATTCCGGTAATGGCTAAAGCACGGATCGGTCACTTTGTAGAAGCTCAGATATTAGAGGAAATAGGTGTAGATTACATAGACGAGAGTGAAGTTCTAACCCCGGCTGATGAAGATAATCACATTGATAAGACTAAGTTTGATGTTCCTTTCGTCTGTGGTGCAACTGATTTAGGCGAAGCATTGCGGAGAGTCGGCGAAGGAGCCAGTATGATTAGGACCAAGGGAGAGGCAGGTACCGGTAATGTAGTAGAGGCAGTGCGCCATATGCGCAAAATTAAAGCACAGATTAAAGAATTAACTACTAAAGACAGTGAAGAATTAATGACAGCAGCTAAAGAATTAAAAGCTCCATTTGAACTGGTTAAGTATGTTGCTGAGAATGGTAAACTGCCGGTGATTAATTTTGCAGCGGGCGGTGTGGCAACTCCGGCTGATGCAGCAATGATGATGCAGTTAGGCTGTGACGGTGTTTTTGTCGGTTCAGGTATCTTCAAATCAGGAGATCCCAGCAAACGGGGGCGGGCCATTGTTGAAGCTGTAGCCCACTACGATGACCCGGAAGTAGTAGCTGAAGTATCAGAAAATCTAGGCGAAGCTATGGTTGGTATTAATGTTGATACCTTATCGGATGATGAAAAACTGGCCCAGCGAGGCTGGTAA